One genomic segment of bacterium includes these proteins:
- the fabZ gene encoding 3-hydroxyacyl-ACP dehydratase FabZ, which yields MEDSKIRILPIEEIMRILPHGYPFLFVDRVLELEPDSRIVCLKNVTINEPFFQGHFPGRPVMPGVLLIEAMGQTAGVLVLHSHGEEYAGMNIYFMGLDKVRFRKVVRPGDQLIMEARVVRRRSTVWRFWCETRVDGDLAAEAELLAMVE from the coding sequence ATGGAAGACAGTAAGATCAGAATATTGCCTATCGAGGAGATAATGCGCATTCTGCCCCACGGATACCCCTTTTTGTTCGTGGACAGGGTTTTGGAGCTGGAGCCAGATTCGCGCATAGTTTGCTTAAAGAATGTGACTATAAATGAGCCTTTTTTCCAAGGTCATTTCCCAGGCAGACCAGTCATGCCGGGAGTTCTTCTGATAGAGGCCATGGGGCAAACAGCGGGAGTGCTGGTATTACATTCCCACGGCGAGGAATACGCTGGAATGAACATTTATTTCATGGGCTTGGATAAGGTGAGATTCAGAAAAGTGGTGAGGCCGGGGGACCAGCTCATAATGGAAGCCAGGGTGGTTCGAAGGAGGTCCACGGTCTGGAGGTTTTGGTGTGAAACCAGGGTGGATGGAGATCTGGCTGCCGAAGCAGAGCTATTGGCCATGGTGGAATAA
- the lpxD gene encoding UDP-3-O-(3-hydroxymyristoyl)glucosamine N-acyltransferase, translated as MKATLAQLAELVQGEVCGDPFLEIHGISSPELAGPKDITFVVSPRHEHRLEGTKAAAVMVPDARLGGSMCKIVVPRVYLAYARVAAFFHPWEPPEFGVSPEAWVHPEASLGTGVIVYPFVWIGRGAQVGDRAVLYPMVCVGEGCQIGEDTILYPGVVMYPGCSVGKRVIVHAGTVIGSDGFGYARDGTRSVKIPQLGTVRIEDDVEIGANVAVDRGSFGATWIQRGVKMDNLVQIGHNVVVGEDAILAGQVGLAGSVQVGKAAVLAGQVGVANHLKIGEGAVVGSKSGVAQDVPAGGLVSGIPAIPHRNWLKSSQVFGRLPELMRRIRDIEKRLEHLERRGGDGRQ; from the coding sequence GTGAAGGCCACCTTGGCCCAGCTGGCAGAGCTTGTACAGGGGGAGGTTTGTGGAGACCCCTTCCTGGAGATTCACGGTATCTCCTCTCCGGAGCTGGCCGGTCCCAAGGACATAACCTTCGTAGTAAGCCCACGACACGAGCACAGACTGGAGGGAACAAAAGCAGCAGCGGTAATGGTGCCAGATGCACGCCTGGGGGGGAGCATGTGCAAAATAGTTGTCCCCAGGGTGTACCTGGCTTACGCCCGCGTGGCGGCTTTTTTCCACCCTTGGGAGCCGCCTGAGTTTGGAGTCTCTCCAGAGGCCTGGGTTCACCCCGAAGCTTCTCTGGGCACAGGGGTAATAGTGTATCCCTTTGTCTGGATAGGTCGGGGGGCTCAGGTGGGAGATCGGGCAGTGCTCTACCCCATGGTTTGTGTAGGAGAGGGATGTCAGATAGGGGAGGATACTATCCTCTATCCAGGGGTGGTGATGTATCCGGGATGTTCGGTGGGGAAAAGAGTCATAGTGCACGCCGGAACTGTCATAGGCAGTGATGGTTTTGGATATGCCAGGGACGGGACCCGTTCCGTGAAGATCCCACAACTGGGAACAGTGCGCATAGAGGACGATGTGGAGATCGGGGCCAATGTGGCAGTGGACAGGGGGTCTTTTGGTGCCACCTGGATCCAAAGGGGTGTCAAGATGGACAACCTGGTCCAGATAGGTCATAACGTGGTGGTGGGTGAAGATGCTATTCTTGCGGGTCAGGTAGGGCTGGCAGGCAGCGTCCAGGTGGGCAAAGCAGCTGTGCTGGCAGGTCAGGTGGGTGTAGCCAATCATTTGAAAATAGGGGAGGGGGCCGTGGTGGGTTCCAAGTCCGGGGTGGCACAAGACGTGCCAGCCGGTGGGCTTGTCAGCGGCATTCCGGCCATCCCACATCGTAACTGGTTGAAGTCTAGCCAGGTGTTTGGGCGCTTGCCCGAATTGATGCGGAGAATTAGGGACATTGAGAAAAGGCTTGAACATCTCGAAAGGCGCGGCGGTGATGGAAGACAGTAA
- a CDS encoding OmpH family outer membrane protein, translating to MRAWILGIGALLIMMTGPLGTAWSAAAVKIGYIDLQKIIEQSSKGKELRDRVLQLRKEKEKILTSKQEELVRMRQDFQQKVMTLSDKARLDKEQELRQKELELQNLSESYRQEVIMEGKKLQTLMFKDLSEIVKRIGQQEGFTMIIDKDATLYVSDSIDITDKVLQQYDSSPRKAK from the coding sequence ATGAGAGCATGGATATTGGGGATCGGGGCTTTGCTGATCATGATGACAGGGCCCCTGGGCACGGCATGGTCTGCAGCCGCGGTGAAAATCGGGTACATAGATCTTCAAAAGATCATAGAGCAGTCCAGCAAGGGCAAGGAACTAAGAGATCGTGTGTTGCAACTTCGCAAAGAAAAAGAAAAGATCTTGACTTCCAAGCAGGAAGAGCTTGTCAGGATGCGCCAGGATTTCCAGCAGAAGGTCATGACCCTTAGCGACAAGGCCAGACTGGACAAGGAACAGGAACTTCGCCAAAAGGAGCTGGAGCTGCAGAACCTCTCAGAGTCTTACAGACAAGAGGTAATAATGGAGGGGAAGAAACTGCAGACCCTGATGTTCAAGGATCTAAGCGAGATAGTCAAAAGAATCGGGCAGCAGGAGGGTTTCACCATGATCATTGATAAGGATGCCACCCTTTACGTGTCCGATTCCATAGACATCACAGACAAGGTTCTTCAACAGTACGATTCCTCGCCGAGGAAGGCCAAGTGA
- the bamA gene encoding outer membrane protein assembly factor BamA, which yields MKRAFLPIVACWMICCVVMGEGNAQAAVRVQLLPLQVFSGDPSAQELRLLLEKVVAARLQGEEGVEVSYRPERQAPQEGFSEQQARSEALGANAAWVIWGSLTQVGRALSLDLRLLKAEGTEAPVSVGVQAQDKDQLLSATDMEVDRLLSRIVQRPKVVQLKVEGNRRIGSDSILLKIKTRSGDEYSPSRLQADVREIEKMGYFEDVQVNVQDLKEGKAVTFLVKEKPTIREVLITGNDKIDSDKIREVITIQPQSILNYQALKDAVEKIKKLYQEKGFYGADVSYELKELEANQKGVVFKIKEGNKFWVRSIKFEGNEHFSEKELKKVMKTQEKDWLHWITDSGVLDQETLKQDVEKLADFYYNHGHIRNKVGTPRIETKDDSIHITIPIEEGPVYSVRSIRLEGDLLEEEAAMKASLGLKEGNPFSRETLRKDMEKLTERYADLGFAYAEVKPLTSVQDAEKTVDVIFRIQQKQKVHIGRIRILGNTRTRDKVIRRELMLAEGDTFSSTALKKSNERLKALKYFEEVNITSSPGSSPDVVDLNVEVKEQQTGSFSLGAGYSSVDKLIGVAEIQQSNLFGRGYKVRLRAELGTKRQYYTFTFIDPWLLDTRTSMKLDAYNMDKVYLSFTRSAIGGDLMFTHPLDRFLDRLTGFWGYRIEDVEVRDVDKDAALVFRELKGRHLTSEVLFGLTYDTRNQALYPSRGNLSSFATEFAGLGGDNQFVKHIISSAQYFPLPWDTVFMARGQFGYAYGWGKKDLPVYERFFLGGIDTIRGFKPGGVGPRDPVTGDIVGGDTEIFFNFEYIFPILKKLELRGVIFYDTGNAFLSKSSGLVDIGSFRHTAGAGIRWYSPFGPLRVELGYNLRPEADEKRIEWAFGMGGSF from the coding sequence ATGAAACGTGCATTTTTGCCGATAGTGGCCTGCTGGATGATCTGTTGTGTGGTCATGGGCGAGGGGAATGCCCAAGCCGCAGTCAGGGTGCAACTGCTGCCTCTTCAGGTTTTCAGTGGTGATCCCTCTGCCCAGGAATTACGCCTGTTGTTGGAGAAAGTGGTGGCAGCACGCCTCCAGGGGGAGGAGGGTGTGGAGGTTAGTTACCGGCCAGAGCGCCAAGCACCCCAAGAAGGCTTCAGCGAACAACAGGCCCGAAGTGAAGCTCTGGGGGCCAACGCGGCATGGGTGATCTGGGGGAGCCTTACCCAGGTAGGCAGGGCCCTTAGCCTGGACTTGAGACTGTTGAAAGCAGAGGGCACCGAAGCTCCGGTTTCAGTGGGTGTGCAGGCTCAGGACAAGGATCAGCTCCTTAGTGCCACAGACATGGAAGTGGACAGACTTCTCTCCAGGATAGTTCAGAGGCCCAAGGTTGTACAACTGAAAGTGGAAGGAAACCGCCGCATTGGATCTGACTCGATCCTGCTCAAGATAAAGACCCGCAGCGGAGATGAGTACTCCCCGTCGCGCCTCCAGGCCGATGTCCGAGAGATAGAGAAGATGGGGTATTTCGAAGACGTTCAGGTAAATGTGCAAGACCTAAAGGAGGGCAAGGCTGTCACCTTCCTGGTGAAGGAGAAACCCACCATAAGGGAGGTATTGATAACCGGCAACGACAAGATCGACAGTGACAAGATTAGGGAGGTCATAACCATCCAGCCTCAGTCCATCCTTAATTACCAAGCTCTCAAAGATGCAGTGGAGAAGATCAAGAAGCTTTATCAGGAAAAAGGATTTTACGGTGCTGACGTCTCTTACGAGCTAAAGGAACTGGAGGCCAATCAGAAGGGAGTAGTCTTCAAGATTAAAGAGGGTAACAAGTTTTGGGTGAGGAGCATCAAATTCGAAGGCAATGAGCATTTCTCGGAAAAAGAGCTCAAGAAAGTCATGAAGACCCAGGAGAAGGATTGGCTTCACTGGATAACTGACTCCGGGGTGCTGGATCAGGAAACCCTTAAACAAGATGTGGAGAAACTGGCTGATTTTTATTACAACCATGGTCATATCCGTAACAAGGTGGGAACCCCGAGGATAGAAACCAAGGATGACTCCATCCACATCACCATTCCCATAGAAGAGGGCCCAGTGTACTCGGTGAGGAGCATCCGTCTGGAGGGGGATCTCTTGGAGGAAGAGGCAGCCATGAAAGCCTCTTTGGGTCTCAAGGAGGGGAATCCCTTCAGCCGGGAGACACTCAGGAAAGATATGGAGAAACTCACAGAGAGATATGCTGACCTGGGCTTCGCCTATGCAGAAGTCAAGCCCCTCACCAGTGTACAAGATGCTGAGAAGACAGTGGATGTCATCTTTAGGATCCAGCAGAAGCAGAAGGTGCATATCGGCAGGATAAGGATCCTGGGCAACACCAGGACCAGGGACAAGGTCATAAGGCGAGAGCTGATGCTGGCCGAAGGAGACACCTTCAGCAGCACGGCTCTCAAGAAAAGCAACGAGAGGCTCAAGGCCCTCAAATACTTCGAAGAAGTCAACATCACTTCCAGCCCTGGATCCAGTCCCGATGTGGTGGACCTCAATGTGGAGGTCAAAGAGCAGCAGACAGGTAGCTTTTCCCTGGGTGCTGGTTACAGCTCGGTGGACAAGCTCATAGGGGTGGCCGAGATACAACAGAGCAACCTCTTCGGAAGAGGTTACAAGGTTAGGCTAAGAGCAGAGCTGGGCACCAAGAGACAATACTATACCTTCACCTTCATAGACCCCTGGCTGCTCGACACCCGCACCAGCATGAAACTGGATGCATACAACATGGACAAGGTGTACCTGAGCTTTACCAGAAGCGCCATCGGTGGGGATCTTATGTTCACCCATCCCCTGGACAGGTTCTTGGATCGGCTGACGGGTTTCTGGGGCTACAGGATCGAGGATGTGGAAGTCAGAGACGTGGACAAGGATGCGGCCTTGGTTTTCAGGGAACTCAAAGGCCGACACCTGACCAGCGAAGTGCTATTTGGTTTGACTTATGATACCAGGAACCAGGCCCTGTATCCCAGCAGAGGGAATCTATCCAGTTTCGCCACTGAGTTTGCCGGCTTGGGCGGGGACAACCAGTTTGTGAAACACATAATCAGCTCGGCCCAGTATTTCCCCCTTCCATGGGACACGGTTTTCATGGCAAGGGGACAGTTCGGCTATGCTTACGGCTGGGGCAAGAAGGATCTGCCTGTGTATGAGAGATTCTTCCTGGGCGGCATAGACACCATCAGGGGGTTTAAGCCCGGCGGGGTTGGACCTAGGGATCCTGTCACGGGTGACATCGTGGGGGGTGATACAGAGATCTTCTTCAATTTCGAGTACATCTTTCCCATTCTCAAGAAGCTGGAATTGAGAGGAGTAATTTTCTATGATACCGGCAATGCCTTCTTGAGCAAAAGTAGCGGTCTGGTGGACATAGGCAGCTTCAGGCATACGGCCGGAGCCGGCATTCGCTGGTATTCTCCTTTCGGTCCTTTGAGGGTGGAGTTGGGTTATAATCTCAGACCAGAGGCCGACGAGAAACGCATCGAATGGGCCTTTGGGATGGGAGGTTCTTTCTGA
- a CDS encoding ABC transporter ATP-binding protein: MNEKAQAPGGAKAMQMNVLKGESEPLIRVRRLTRCFRKDSQVIEVLRGVDLDVQRGESLAITGASGVGKSTLMHILGTLDRPTSGLVLFEGRDVFKWDEGELARFRNKTIGFVFQFHHLLPELTALENVMMPALIQGMRKKQAARMARDVLGELAMLDRLQHKPGELSGGEQQRVAIARALVLEPHLILADEPTGNLDRRTGEGVEELLLNIRARLGATLVVVTHNPGLSRKMQRQLELVDGILGHTPPNA, encoded by the coding sequence ATGAATGAAAAGGCTCAGGCCCCCGGAGGCGCCAAAGCAATGCAGATGAACGTCCTCAAGGGGGAAAGCGAACCCCTCATAAGGGTCCGCAGGCTCACCCGTTGCTTTAGGAAAGACAGCCAGGTCATAGAGGTGCTCAGGGGGGTTGACTTGGATGTGCAGAGGGGGGAAAGTCTTGCCATTACCGGTGCCTCGGGTGTGGGCAAGAGCACTCTCATGCACATACTGGGAACCCTGGACAGACCCACCTCAGGGCTGGTGCTCTTTGAAGGCCGGGACGTGTTCAAGTGGGATGAGGGGGAGTTGGCTCGGTTTCGTAACAAGACCATCGGCTTTGTGTTCCAATTTCACCACCTGTTGCCGGAGCTTACGGCATTGGAGAATGTCATGATGCCCGCCCTCATCCAGGGGATGAGAAAAAAACAGGCTGCAAGAATGGCAAGGGATGTATTGGGTGAGCTCGCCATGTTGGACCGTCTGCAGCATAAGCCCGGGGAGCTCTCGGGAGGCGAGCAGCAAAGGGTGGCCATTGCCAGGGCCTTGGTATTGGAGCCTCATTTGATCTTGGCCGATGAACCCACGGGCAATTTGGATCGTCGAACAGGCGAGGGTGTTGAGGAGCTTCTCTTGAACATCAGGGCAAGGCTAGGAGCTACTTTGGTTGTTGTGACCCACAACCCGGGATTGAGCAGAAAGATGCAAAGGCAACTGGAACTTGTGGACGGGATCCTGGGCCATACTCCCCCGAACGCATAG
- a CDS encoding lipoprotein-releasing ABC transporter permease subunit: MAYELWIGLKFLRAKRRHAAISLVTLLSVLGVSVGVTALIVVISVMSGFAESLKERILGFTAHVVVTGRKEEVMQEVDLAARLMEMDGVVGATPFLTREVILQGPSRAAGAVVRGLDPASAARVLPLKKILKDIDPESLSRPSAAGNPGIVLGKELMRYLGCGVGDHVVMVIPLGTPTPWGTLPKWKRFEVRGFFDSGYWEFDFRLGYVALSVAQEVFESPGRLTGVELKLADLYRAPELRRAINSSPLGKQYVAEDWMERNRSLLFALNVEKRVMFVILLCIVGVAGLLIISILVMMVMEKKKDVGILKAMGAKAREILLIFLFQGLMIGVAGTLLGSLGGLLISWNLDSIMAVLEKLTGLRVFPPEAYYMPEIPSRVNALDVAVIIIATLGISLLAAAYPSWRASKLDPVEALRYE, encoded by the coding sequence ATGGCCTACGAACTCTGGATTGGTCTAAAATTCCTGCGTGCCAAACGCAGACATGCAGCCATATCCCTGGTGACTCTTCTTTCTGTGCTGGGAGTGTCTGTGGGAGTCACTGCTTTAATAGTTGTGATTTCTGTTATGAGTGGTTTTGCCGAGAGCCTCAAGGAAAGGATCCTGGGTTTTACAGCCCATGTGGTGGTCACGGGCCGCAAAGAGGAGGTGATGCAGGAGGTTGACTTGGCCGCGAGGCTCATGGAAATGGATGGAGTGGTGGGTGCCACTCCGTTTTTGACAAGGGAGGTAATTCTGCAAGGGCCTTCAAGGGCAGCCGGTGCTGTGGTCAGGGGTTTGGATCCAGCTAGCGCTGCGAGGGTGCTTCCCCTGAAAAAGATCCTCAAAGACATTGACCCCGAGTCCCTCAGCAGGCCTTCGGCGGCTGGAAATCCAGGAATAGTGCTGGGTAAAGAGCTCATGCGATATCTGGGCTGCGGGGTCGGGGATCACGTTGTGATGGTGATTCCTCTTGGAACGCCTACTCCGTGGGGCACTCTTCCCAAGTGGAAGAGGTTTGAGGTGAGGGGTTTTTTTGACTCAGGTTACTGGGAGTTTGATTTCAGATTGGGATACGTGGCCCTTTCTGTGGCCCAAGAGGTTTTTGAATCACCAGGCAGGTTAACGGGTGTGGAACTAAAGCTTGCGGATCTTTACCGGGCGCCGGAGCTTCGCAGGGCCATAAATTCCTCCCCCCTGGGCAAACAATATGTGGCCGAGGATTGGATGGAGCGCAACCGCAGTCTACTTTTCGCCCTCAATGTTGAAAAGAGAGTCATGTTCGTGATCTTGCTTTGCATAGTTGGGGTGGCCGGGCTTCTGATCATAAGCATCCTGGTCATGATGGTCATGGAGAAAAAGAAAGATGTCGGAATTTTGAAGGCAATGGGGGCCAAGGCAAGGGAGATCCTGCTCATTTTCTTGTTCCAGGGGTTGATGATAGGGGTGGCAGGCACTCTGTTGGGTTCATTGGGGGGGCTATTAATATCCTGGAATCTGGACAGCATCATGGCCGTGTTGGAGAAACTGACGGGTTTGAGGGTCTTTCCCCCAGAGGCCTACTATATGCCGGAGATTCCCTCAAGAGTCAACGCGCTTGATGTGGCAGTGATCATAATTGCCACCCTGGGAATAAGCCTACTTGCGGCTGCATACCCATCCTGGAGGGCGTCCAAGCTTGATCCTGTGGAGGCTTTGAGGTATGAATGA
- the lysS gene encoding lysine--tRNA ligase, whose translation MKQGKRGGSLDIGGNEKASGLISDRRRKLEKLRACGIDPFLQDFSVTHEVGEILEQHGQWDSPSLEKLGNVFSLAGRITAKRDFGKVTFVDLKDRTGRIQCMLHIPSLKDDEVTVFKCLDVGDHLGVSGGLFRTRTGELTLRVERLRILSKALRPLPEKWHGLRDIEARYRQRYLDLLINPHVREIFRVRAKVIRWIREFLESHGFEEVETPMMQTLPGGADARPFVTHHNALDVDLYLRVAPELFLKRLVVGGMERVYEINRNFRNEGISTQHNPEFTMLEFYRAYCGYEQLMDFTEELFEFLLVKLGKWPTLCFQGSELNMQRPWKRLRFLDGLVELGQVPREILGDLPSLKELAKQRHVVLEGRDTLGKVLAKLFDALVEPHLENPTFVTHHPVAISPLARRNREDPELVDRFELYIAGKEIANAFSELTDPDDQRARFQQQQEMRDRGDSEAQPLDEDFLRALEHGMPPTAGEGIGIDRLVMLLTDSPSIRDVILFPQLRPEPSVLARD comes from the coding sequence ATGAAACAGGGAAAGAGAGGTGGATCTTTGGATATTGGGGGCAATGAAAAAGCCAGCGGGCTTATTTCTGATAGACGGAGGAAACTGGAGAAGCTTAGGGCTTGCGGGATCGATCCATTTCTTCAGGACTTCTCGGTCACCCATGAGGTGGGTGAGATCCTGGAGCAACATGGGCAATGGGACTCACCCAGCCTGGAAAAGCTGGGAAATGTTTTCTCCCTGGCTGGTCGAATAACCGCAAAGAGGGATTTCGGCAAGGTCACTTTCGTGGATCTTAAGGACCGCACAGGCCGAATTCAATGCATGCTGCACATTCCTTCCTTGAAAGATGATGAAGTAACGGTTTTCAAATGCCTTGACGTGGGAGACCATCTGGGTGTTTCAGGAGGACTCTTTAGAACCCGTACCGGGGAGCTTACCCTTAGGGTTGAAAGACTTAGGATCCTGTCCAAGGCCCTCAGGCCCCTTCCAGAGAAATGGCATGGTCTTAGAGACATTGAGGCCCGCTATCGTCAAAGGTATCTGGACCTGCTTATCAATCCCCATGTGAGGGAAATCTTCCGGGTTAGGGCCAAGGTGATCCGCTGGATCAGGGAGTTTTTGGAGTCCCACGGGTTCGAGGAAGTGGAAACCCCCATGATGCAAACCCTTCCAGGAGGAGCTGATGCTCGCCCTTTTGTGACCCACCATAATGCTCTTGATGTGGACCTTTATCTTAGAGTGGCCCCGGAGCTTTTCTTGAAGCGATTGGTGGTAGGAGGTATGGAAAGGGTCTATGAGATAAATAGGAACTTCCGCAATGAGGGTATCTCCACCCAACACAACCCTGAGTTCACCATGTTGGAGTTTTACCGCGCCTACTGCGGCTATGAGCAGCTCATGGACTTTACAGAGGAGTTGTTCGAGTTTCTTCTCGTTAAATTGGGGAAATGGCCTACTTTGTGTTTTCAGGGTTCGGAATTAAACATGCAAAGACCGTGGAAGAGGTTGCGTTTTCTGGACGGCCTGGTGGAGCTGGGGCAGGTACCCAGGGAAATCCTGGGGGATCTGCCAAGCTTGAAAGAGCTTGCCAAACAACGTCATGTGGTTCTGGAGGGCAGAGACACGCTTGGCAAGGTGCTGGCCAAGTTGTTCGATGCCTTGGTGGAACCGCATCTCGAGAATCCCACCTTCGTGACCCATCATCCGGTGGCAATTTCGCCCCTTGCCAGGAGGAATCGTGAAGATCCGGAACTGGTGGACAGGTTTGAGCTGTATATAGCAGGAAAAGAGATAGCCAATGCCTTTTCAGAACTCACGGATCCGGACGACCAAAGAGCCCGTTTCCAGCAACAACAGGAAATGCGAGACCGGGGAGACAGTGAAGCTCAACCCCTGGATGAGGATTTCTTGAGGGCCCTGGAGCATGGGATGCCCCCTACAGCAGGAGAGGGAATAGGCATAGACCGATTGGTCATGCTCCTGACCGACTCTCCCTCCATTAGAGACGTCATATTGTTTCCTCAACTCAGGCCTGAGCCCAGTGTTCTGGCAAGGGACTGA
- a CDS encoding ATP-binding protein, with translation MLVAVSLLGGTLLLQARELWDLIRPPLIGPSGILALVLALSLIYKASLPRVRDLRLFAYMQVLTDIALETALVYLTGAEESIFASTYNLSIIAGSILLYRRGALMSASLSSLLYGGMLNLRFFSVLPPAFSTSLRSMQPLGNEVFFTIIINVSAFFLVALLSSYLAEQARVSREELEVAQSDLSKLTLLHEHILQCLPSGLLTCDPLGRIIYANHSALEMIGVQAESILNKPLEEVFPQIPSRLLKEAARGRHDPQMRRQSMKYTRPDGQIMELGFSLAPLKGDDEVLMGTIFHFQDLTQAVAMEQHLRRVDRLASIGEMAARIAHEIRNPLASVSGSIQILQKELSLDGANRRLMEIVLRETKRLNGLLTEFLNFARPEHSTPRKMDLSKALRETLTLFLEQTTQACNLKAEISPGLMIYADSKRLRQVVWNLLNNALEAMPHGGDLSVRAFGASGNLPAGLDSQERWLVVEVEDSGVGISEDVRDKVFDPFFTTKEKGTGLGLSIVHRLVEEMGGRIELQSQPGKGSRFSLWLPAKVPQEEQNSGEQQALPSRPA, from the coding sequence GTGTTGGTTGCAGTATCGTTGCTGGGTGGGACCCTCCTCCTGCAGGCAAGGGAGCTTTGGGATCTCATACGTCCCCCTCTCATAGGTCCTTCAGGCATTTTGGCTCTGGTCTTGGCCCTCAGCCTCATTTACAAAGCATCGCTACCCAGGGTGAGAGATCTGCGCCTCTTTGCATACATGCAGGTGCTGACGGACATCGCCCTAGAGACGGCACTGGTATACCTTACAGGGGCTGAAGAGAGCATCTTTGCCTCTACTTATAACCTTTCTATTATAGCAGGCAGCATCCTGCTCTATCGGCGAGGGGCCCTGATGAGCGCTTCGCTGAGCAGCTTGCTTTACGGAGGCATGCTGAATCTTAGGTTTTTCTCGGTGCTGCCCCCAGCTTTCAGCACCTCCTTGCGCTCCATGCAACCTTTGGGTAATGAGGTTTTTTTCACCATTATCATAAATGTCAGTGCTTTTTTCCTTGTGGCACTGCTGAGCAGTTATCTGGCTGAACAGGCCAGAGTAAGCAGGGAAGAGCTGGAGGTGGCACAGTCTGACCTCTCCAAGCTCACATTGCTCCACGAGCACATACTCCAATGCCTGCCAAGCGGTCTTTTGACCTGCGATCCTCTTGGAAGGATCATCTATGCGAATCACTCGGCCTTGGAGATGATAGGGGTACAAGCTGAATCCATCTTGAACAAACCCCTGGAGGAGGTTTTTCCCCAGATTCCCTCCAGGCTCTTGAAAGAGGCCGCCAGAGGCAGGCATGACCCTCAGATGAGACGCCAGAGCATGAAATACACTCGTCCAGACGGCCAGATCATGGAGTTGGGCTTCTCTTTGGCTCCCCTCAAAGGAGACGATGAAGTCTTGATGGGCACCATTTTTCACTTTCAAGACCTTACCCAGGCCGTGGCCATGGAGCAACATCTCAGGAGGGTGGACAGACTGGCCTCCATTGGGGAAATGGCTGCCAGAATAGCTCATGAGATAAGAAACCCCTTGGCTTCTGTGAGCGGATCCATCCAGATACTCCAAAAAGAGCTGAGTCTGGATGGGGCGAACCGAAGGCTCATGGAGATTGTGCTCAGGGAAACCAAGCGTTTAAATGGCCTTCTTACGGAGTTTCTAAATTTTGCCCGGCCAGAGCACTCAACTCCCAGAAAGATGGACTTGTCCAAGGCTCTGAGGGAGACCCTAACCCTTTTTCTGGAACAGACCACACAGGCCTGCAACTTAAAAGCGGAAATATCTCCCGGGCTCATGATTTACGCTGATTCCAAAAGACTCAGACAGGTGGTTTGGAATCTTCTCAACAATGCCCTGGAGGCCATGCCCCATGGAGGAGATCTCAGCGTGAGGGCATTTGGGGCTTCAGGAAATTTGCCTGCTGGTCTGGACTCACAGGAGCGCTGGCTGGTGGTGGAAGTGGAAGACTCGGGAGTGGGCATTTCCGAAGATGTCAGGGACAAGGTGTTTGATCCTTTCTTTACCACCAAAGAAAAAGGCACAGGACTGGGTCTGTCCATTGTCCACCGCCTCGTGGAGGAAATGGGAGGCCGCATAGAACTCCAAAGCCAGCCCGGCAAAGGCAGCCGCTTCAGCCTTTGGCTTCCCGCCAAAGTTCCACAAGAGGAACAAAATTCAGGCGAGCAGCAAGCTCTTCCCTCGAGGCCAGCTTGA